The proteins below are encoded in one region of Aestuariivirga litoralis:
- the mmsB gene encoding multiple monosaccharide ABC transporter permease produces the protein MIMSTTSTAESPSIWQFVKANLRDYVLLIALIAIMIFFEFATNHVLFKPVNLTNIILQNSYIIVMALGMLLIIIAGHIDLSVGSVSGFIGGVAALLMTGTMPFFKDDVLPFKFDSFSASVVCIILGAAIGAVQGYFVAYHKIPAFIVTLAGMLIFRGLQLQVLGGASVGPFPTTFQGLSNGYLPDVFAYGEGFNLLCVVIGVLIAAAMIFSNIRNRRAQMAHGLAEEPNAIFAGRNGLIAVAFIGFAWLMAEYKGLPNVLIVMGVLIALFIFITTRTTFGRRIYALGGNEKATRLSGINTERLTFYIFTIMGALAALGGMIYAARLNVATPKAGQGLELDVIAACFIGGAAVTGGVGKVTGAVIGAFIIGVMNNGMSILGIDIGWQFVIKGAVLMLAVFLDVYYKNKR, from the coding sequence CTGATCATGAGCACGACTTCCACCGCCGAGAGCCCCTCCATCTGGCAATTCGTCAAGGCTAACCTGCGCGACTATGTGCTGCTGATCGCGCTGATCGCCATCATGATCTTCTTCGAATTCGCCACCAACCATGTGCTTTTCAAGCCCGTCAATCTCACCAACATCATCCTGCAGAATTCGTACATCATCGTGATGGCGCTGGGCATGCTGCTCATCATCATCGCCGGCCATATCGACCTTTCAGTGGGTTCGGTCTCCGGCTTTATTGGCGGTGTTGCTGCCTTGCTGATGACGGGCACCATGCCCTTCTTCAAAGATGACGTGCTGCCCTTCAAGTTTGACTCCTTCTCCGCCAGCGTAGTCTGCATCATCCTGGGTGCTGCGATTGGCGCGGTGCAGGGCTACTTCGTGGCCTATCACAAGATCCCTGCCTTCATCGTCACGCTGGCCGGCATGCTGATCTTCCGCGGCCTGCAATTGCAGGTGCTCGGCGGCGCTTCGGTCGGCCCCTTCCCCACCACCTTCCAGGGCCTGTCCAACGGCTATCTGCCGGATGTCTTCGCCTATGGCGAAGGCTTCAATCTCCTCTGCGTCGTCATCGGCGTGCTGATTGCTGCAGCGATGATTTTCTCCAACATCAGGAACCGCCGCGCCCAGATGGCGCATGGCCTGGCGGAAGAACCCAATGCCATTTTCGCCGGCCGCAACGGATTGATCGCAGTGGCCTTCATCGGCTTCGCCTGGTTGATGGCCGAATACAAGGGTTTGCCCAATGTGTTGATCGTGATGGGTGTGCTGATCGCACTCTTCATCTTCATCACCACCCGCACCACCTTTGGCCGCCGCATCTATGCTTTGGGTGGCAATGAAAAGGCCACGCGCCTGTCCGGCATCAACACCGAACGCCTTACGTTCTATATCTTCACCATCATGGGTGCGCTCGCGGCCCTTGGCGGCATGATCTATGCCGCCCGCCTCAACGTGGCCACGCCAAAGGCCGGCCAAGGCCTGGAACTGGACGTGATCGCCGCCTGCTTCATCGGTGGCGCAGCCGTCACCGGCGGCGTGGGCAAGGTCACAGGTGCTGTCATCGGTGCCTTCATCATCGGCGTGATGAACAATGGCATGTCGATCCTCGGCATCGACATTGGTTGGCAATTCGTCATCAAGGGCGCGGTGCTGATGCTCGCGGTCTTCCTCGACGTCTATTACAAGAACAAGCGATAA
- the mmsA gene encoding multiple monosaccharide ABC transporter ATP-binding protein: MAPSVPASGPQPILEMRGITKTFPGVKALTDVNINTFPGEILAVVGENGAGKSTLMKVLSGVYPHGDFDGEILFEGQPQKFNSIKDSEHAGIVIIHQELALVPLLSIAENIFLGQETAKAGVINWFEAHSRTRELLKKVGLKEHPNTRIADIGTGKQQLVEIAKALNKSVKLLILDEPTSSLNETDSNALLELLKGFKAQGISSILITHKLNEVMKVADRITVIRDGRTVDTLDTKTGKVDEDRIIKAMVGRELSERYPPRDAKIGEVMLEVKNWNAFHPIYPDRQIIKNVNLNVKAGEVVGIAGLMGAGRTEFAMSVFGRAYGQKISGDVFMHGQQADVSTIQKAMDSGLAYVTEDRKTYGLVLIDHIKHNTTLANLEGVSKNGVLDDIAELQVANRYRKDLGVRSSSVYQTTGNLSGGNQQKVVLSKWLFSGPDVLILDEPTRGIDVGAKFEIYGIINKLAESGKAVIVISSEMPELLGITDRIYVMNEGRFVGEMPTAKASQEAIMRTIMKSWEH, encoded by the coding sequence ATGGCACCATCCGTTCCAGCTTCCGGCCCGCAACCCATTCTCGAAATGCGCGGCATCACCAAGACCTTCCCCGGCGTGAAGGCTCTGACCGATGTGAACATCAACACATTCCCGGGCGAGATCCTCGCCGTGGTTGGCGAAAACGGCGCCGGCAAGTCCACCTTGATGAAGGTGCTCTCCGGCGTTTATCCGCATGGCGATTTTGATGGCGAAATCCTGTTCGAAGGCCAGCCGCAGAAATTCAACAGCATCAAGGATTCTGAACACGCCGGTATTGTCATCATCCATCAGGAGCTGGCGCTGGTGCCCCTGCTCTCGATTGCCGAAAACATTTTCCTCGGCCAGGAAACCGCCAAGGCCGGTGTGATCAACTGGTTCGAAGCCCATTCGCGCACCCGCGAACTGCTCAAGAAGGTCGGCCTCAAGGAACATCCCAACACCCGCATCGCCGATATCGGCACCGGCAAGCAGCAGCTGGTCGAAATCGCCAAGGCGCTGAACAAGAGCGTGAAGCTGCTGATCCTCGATGAGCCCACGTCTTCGCTCAACGAAACCGACAGCAATGCGCTGCTTGAGCTGCTGAAGGGCTTCAAGGCGCAAGGCATCTCCTCGATCCTGATCACTCACAAGCTCAATGAAGTGATGAAGGTGGCAGACCGCATCACCGTGATCCGCGATGGCCGCACGGTCGATACGCTAGACACCAAAACCGGCAAGGTCGACGAAGACCGCATCATCAAGGCCATGGTGGGCCGCGAACTCTCCGAGCGCTATCCGCCGCGTGACGCCAAGATTGGCGAAGTCATGCTCGAGGTGAAAAACTGGAATGCCTTCCACCCGATCTATCCGGATCGCCAGATCATCAAGAACGTCAATCTCAATGTGAAGGCCGGCGAAGTGGTGGGCATTGCTGGCCTCATGGGCGCGGGCCGCACGGAATTCGCCATGTCAGTCTTTGGCCGCGCTTACGGCCAGAAGATCAGTGGCGATGTGTTCATGCATGGCCAGCAGGCTGACGTCTCGACCATTCAGAAGGCGATGGATTCGGGCCTGGCCTATGTTACCGAAGACCGCAAGACCTACGGCCTCGTCCTCATTGACCATATCAAGCACAACACAACCTTGGCCAATCTCGAAGGCGTGTCAAAAAACGGCGTGCTGGACGACATTGCGGAACTGCAAGTCGCCAACCGCTACCGCAAGGATCTGGGTGTGCGGAGCTCCAGCGTGTACCAGACCACCGGCAATCTCTCGGGCGGCAACCAACAGAAGGTGGTGCTGTCGAAATGGTTGTTCTCCGGCCCTGATGTGCTGATCCTCGATGAGCCCACGCGCGGTATCGATGTGGGCGCCAAGTTTGAAATCTATGGCATCATCAACAAGCTGGCCGAAAGCGGCAAGGCGGTGATCGTCATTTCCTCCGAAATGCCTGAACTCCTCGGCATCACCGACCGCATCTATGTGATGAATGAAGGCCGCTTCGTGGGCGAAATGCCCACCGCCAAAGCCAGCCAAGAAGCCATCATGCGCACCATCATGAAATCCTGGGAACACTGA
- the chvE gene encoding multiple monosaccharide ABC transporter substrate-binding protein, protein MFNRRLFLASSVAGAVALVAGVAHAEGKGLIGISMPTKSSTRWISDGESMVKEFKALGYDTDLQFAEDDIPNQLAQIENMVTKGAKVLIIGAIDGTTLSDVLKKAHAAGTKVIAYDRLIKKSGDVDYYSTFDNFKVGVLQATSLVAGMKERFAGVKPLNVELFGGSPDDNNAFFFYDGAMSVLKPLIDSGDIKIGSGQMGMDKVGTLRWDGAVAQARMDNLLSSTYTKDKVNGVLSPYDGLSRGIISSLKGVGYAPGKDFPIVTGQDAEVPSVKAMLAGEQYSTVFKDTRVLASVTAKMADAALQGKEPEINDTKTYNNEVKVVPSNLLVPVVVGKDDIQKILVDSGYIAADKLK, encoded by the coding sequence ATGTTTAATCGTCGACTCTTCTTGGCCTCGTCCGTTGCTGGTGCTGTTGCACTGGTTGCCGGCGTTGCCCATGCCGAAGGCAAAGGCCTCATCGGCATTTCGATGCCCACCAAGTCTTCCACCCGTTGGATTTCCGACGGCGAATCCATGGTCAAGGAATTCAAGGCCCTTGGCTATGACACCGACCTTCAGTTCGCTGAAGATGATATTCCGAACCAGCTCGCCCAGATCGAAAACATGGTCACCAAGGGTGCCAAGGTTCTGATCATTGGCGCCATCGACGGCACCACTCTCTCGGACGTGCTGAAGAAGGCCCACGCTGCCGGCACCAAGGTTATCGCTTATGACCGTCTCATCAAGAAGTCGGGCGACGTTGATTATTACTCCACCTTCGATAACTTCAAGGTTGGCGTTCTGCAGGCCACCTCGCTGGTTGCCGGCATGAAGGAACGTTTTGCTGGCGTGAAGCCGCTGAACGTCGAACTGTTCGGCGGCTCGCCGGACGACAACAACGCCTTCTTCTTCTATGATGGCGCTATGTCTGTCCTGAAGCCCCTGATCGACAGCGGCGACATCAAGATCGGTTCCGGCCAGATGGGCATGGACAAGGTCGGTACGCTGCGTTGGGACGGTGCTGTGGCTCAGGCCCGCATGGACAACCTGCTCTCCTCGACCTACACCAAGGACAAGGTCAACGGCGTTCTCTCGCCTTATGACGGCCTGTCGCGCGGCATCATCTCCTCGCTCAAGGGCGTGGGCTATGCTCCGGGCAAGGACTTCCCGATCGTAACCGGTCAGGATGCTGAAGTTCCGTCGGTGAAGGCCATGCTGGCTGGCGAACAGTACTCGACCGTGTTCAAGGACACGCGCGTTCTGGCTTCCGTCACCGCCAAGATGGCTGACGCTGCCCTCCAGGGCAAGGAACCGGAAATCAACGACACCAAGACTTACAACAACGAAGTCAAGGTTGTTCCGTCGAACCTCCTGGTTCCGGTTGTTGTGGGCAAGGATGACATCCAGAAGATCCTGGTTGATTCCGGCTACATCGCTGCCGACAAGCTGAAGTAA
- a CDS encoding FadR/GntR family transcriptional regulator, translated as MTIKAKHSGQRGRTSGTSRGVRNLHAEIAFKIGERICSGEFPSGSVLPNEAAWGKLFGASRTAVREGMKVLQAKGLVISRPKIGSRVAPRESWNLLDKDVFAWHGAAVGRKAFIATTQEFRRHIEPGIAELAALKRTPAQLEAMAHALSRMSEAERLDNAISSDVAFHRGLLAAANNELLNPFAVLIEQSLGSLFEFTTQVNPRYRQAIHLHERIFKAVKEQDSEGARKAMQALISDTDDVLSGERAGQKSKSKPGRS; from the coding sequence ATGACAATTAAGGCTAAGCATAGCGGCCAACGTGGTCGTACCAGTGGCACATCGCGTGGCGTGCGCAATTTGCATGCAGAGATCGCCTTCAAAATTGGTGAGCGCATTTGCAGCGGCGAGTTTCCATCAGGCTCGGTGCTGCCGAATGAAGCCGCTTGGGGCAAGCTTTTCGGCGCCAGCCGCACGGCGGTGCGCGAAGGCATGAAAGTGCTGCAGGCCAAGGGGCTGGTGATCTCGCGCCCGAAGATCGGTTCGCGTGTTGCACCGCGGGAAAGCTGGAACCTGCTCGACAAGGATGTGTTCGCCTGGCACGGCGCGGCCGTGGGCCGCAAGGCGTTCATCGCCACCACGCAGGAATTCCGCCGCCATATCGAGCCCGGCATTGCCGAGCTCGCAGCACTGAAACGCACGCCCGCGCAACTCGAAGCCATGGCGCATGCTTTGTCGCGGATGAGCGAGGCCGAGCGATTGGACAATGCGATTTCATCGGACGTTGCTTTTCACCGCGGGCTTCTGGCTGCTGCCAACAATGAACTGCTCAATCCCTTTGCCGTGCTGATCGAGCAGAGCCTGGGTTCGTTGTTTGAATTCACCACGCAAGTGAACCCGCGTTATCGCCAGGCCATCCATTTGCATGAGCGGATTTTCAAGGCGGTGAAGGAACAGGATTCAGAAGGTGCCCGCAAGGCGATGCAGGCGCTGATCTCGGACACCGACGATGTGTTGAGCGGCGAGCGGGCCGGGCAGAAATCCAAGTCGAAGCCGGGGCGGAGCTAG
- a CDS encoding phospholipase D-like domain-containing protein: MTRFFFATALSLALLSSAEAALRKRAKPPVADQIITSTIDVPKTVEGRTRIPTGSQIEIAFAPKPQRQAERLVIKVIEAADTSVFMAAYSMTSKPIADAMCRAAARGVAVSAVLDAKSNPHGNGWSSSKRDYMSACGVDVKANPRYAIMHDKFIVVDGKHVQTGSFNYTFAAAERNAENALVVWNNQPMAMRYQTEFERLFAEASD, translated from the coding sequence ATGACGCGATTCTTTTTTGCCACGGCTCTGAGCCTCGCCTTGCTTTCAAGTGCAGAGGCCGCACTGCGCAAGCGTGCGAAGCCTCCGGTGGCTGACCAGATCATTACCTCCACAATTGATGTTCCCAAAACCGTTGAAGGCCGCACGCGGATTCCAACAGGCAGCCAGATCGAAATCGCCTTTGCTCCCAAGCCGCAGCGCCAAGCCGAGCGACTGGTGATCAAGGTGATAGAGGCTGCCGATACATCGGTTTTCATGGCGGCGTATTCGATGACGTCGAAACCCATTGCTGATGCGATGTGTCGTGCCGCGGCGCGCGGTGTGGCCGTATCAGCCGTGCTCGATGCCAAATCCAATCCGCATGGCAATGGCTGGAGCAGTTCCAAGCGCGACTACATGAGTGCCTGCGGTGTGGATGTGAAAGCCAACCCGCGCTACGCGATCATGCATGACAAATTCATCGTGGTGGATGGCAAACACGTCCAGACCGGATCGTTCAACTACACCTTCGCGGCTGCCGAACGGAACGCCGAGAATGCTTTGGTGGTCTGGAACAATCAACCGATGGCGATGCGCTATCAAACCGAATTTGAACGGTTGTTCGCTGAAGCCAGCGACTAG
- a CDS encoding VOC family protein, with product MTMMQHDAWHELNTWEPEAALSFYRSTLGWEFQQTELNDGGGFWLATKDGKTVGAIYELTAPDHDGIPSHWMTYLNVPDMEQAEADAVKAGGEVLRPMMEIPGVGKLSVVTDSTGALIGLIELEAESASRH from the coding sequence ATGACGATGATGCAACACGACGCCTGGCATGAGCTCAACACCTGGGAGCCGGAGGCGGCACTCTCCTTTTATCGCAGCACGCTGGGTTGGGAGTTCCAACAGACCGAGCTGAATGACGGCGGCGGCTTCTGGCTGGCCACCAAGGATGGCAAGACTGTAGGCGCCATCTATGAATTGACCGCACCTGATCACGATGGGATCCCCTCACACTGGATGACTTACCTCAACGTGCCGGACATGGAACAGGCCGAGGCGGATGCCGTGAAGGCAGGCGGCGAGGTGCTGCGCCCGATGATGGAAATTCCTGGCGTGGGCAAGCTCTCGGTCGTCACTGACTCGACCGGAGCACTCATCGGGCTCATCGAACTTGAGGCAGAAAGCGCCTCGCGCCACTAG
- the rpsL gene encoding 30S ribosomal protein S12, translated as MPTINQLIRKPRLAPTYRNKVPAMQACPQKRGVCTRVYTTTPKKPNSALRKVAKVRLTNGFEVVSYIPGEGHNLQEHSVVMIRGGRVKDLPGVRYHIIRGILDTQGLPKRRQRRSKYGAKRPK; from the coding sequence ATGCCGACAATTAACCAGCTCATCCGCAAGCCCCGCCTTGCACCGACCTACCGGAACAAGGTTCCGGCGATGCAGGCTTGCCCGCAAAAGCGTGGCGTTTGCACCCGCGTTTACACCACGACCCCAAAGAAGCCGAACTCGGCGCTCCGCAAGGTCGCCAAGGTGCGCCTGACCAACGGCTTTGAAGTCGTGAGCTATATTCCAGGCGAAGGCCATAACCTGCAGGAACACTCAGTCGTCATGATCCGTGGCGGCCGTGTGAAGGACTTGCCGGGCGTTCGTTACCACATCATCCGCGGCATCCTCGATACGCAGGGTCTGCCGAAGCGCCGCCAACGCCGTTCGAAGTACGGCGCGAAGCGTCCGAAGTAA
- the rpsG gene encoding 30S ribosomal protein S7, with amino-acid sequence MSRRHAAEKRVINPDPKFGDLIVGKFMNNLMEDGKKSVAEGIVYGAFEIIQSKGKTDPVQMFHSALENVAPAIEVRSRRVGGATYQVPVEVRTERRQALAIRWIITAARGRNEKTMIERLSAELLDAGNNRGSAVKKREDTHKMAEANRAFSHYRW; translated from the coding sequence ATGTCACGTCGTCACGCAGCTGAAAAACGCGTCATCAACCCAGATCCGAAGTTTGGTGATCTGATTGTTGGCAAATTCATGAACAACCTCATGGAAGACGGCAAGAAGTCCGTCGCCGAAGGCATCGTCTATGGCGCCTTCGAAATCATCCAGTCCAAGGGCAAGACCGACCCGGTGCAGATGTTCCATTCTGCTCTCGAAAACGTCGCTCCGGCCATCGAAGTGCGTTCGCGCCGCGTTGGCGGTGCAACGTACCAGGTTCCTGTCGAAGTGCGCACCGAGCGCCGCCAGGCTCTCGCCATCCGCTGGATCATCACTGCAGCCCGTGGCCGCAATGAAAAGACCATGATTGAGCGTCTGTCTGCTGAGCTTCTCGATGCCGGCAACAACCGCGGCTCGGCCGTGAAGAAGCGCGAAGACACCCATAAGATGGCCGAAGCCAACCGCGCTTTCAGCCATTACCGCTGGTAA
- the fusA gene encoding elongation factor G: MARTHELQNYRNFGIMAHIDAGKTTATERILYYSGKTHKIGEVHDGAATMDFMEQEQERGITITSAATTTTWNGMRLNIIDTPGHVDFTIEVERSLRVLDGAVCVLDSNQGVEPQTETVWRQGDKYMVPRIVFCNKMDKTGASFEQCVKDIKERLGARPVPIQLPIGSEANFKGIVDLVRMKAVVWDNEELGASFHDEEIPADMLDAAKQARADMIEACAELDDKAMDDYLNGIEMDNATIKKLLRKAVLNASFFPVLCGSAFKNKGVQPLLDAVCDYLPSPLDRPAIKGIDVKTGGETTRPSSDTEPLALLAFKLMDDQYGILTFCRIYSGVLAKGTTLLNSTRDKSERVGRMVLMHANNREEIAEAHAGDIVALVGLKDTRTGDTLCDPAKPVILEKMEFPEPVIEMKVEPKTKVDQEKMAVALYKLAAEDPSFRVSTDSESGETIIKGMGELHLDIKVDILKRTHKVEVVVGAPQVAYREAITRKVTKDYTHKKQTGGTGQYARVILEIEPAETGTGNSFESKVVGGSVPKEYIPGVEKGLNSVLTAGPLIGFPVVDLKVALIDGAYHDVDSSAIAFEIATRAAMREAFETAGPVLLEPIMKVEVTAPDEYLGGVIGDLNSRRGQIMGTTTRGNAQIVNAMVPLANMFGYINNLRSMSQGRASYTMQFDHYEQVPTAVAEEVKKKYS; encoded by the coding sequence ATGGCACGCACGCACGAACTTCAAAATTACCGCAACTTCGGCATCATGGCTCACATCGATGCCGGCAAGACCACTGCGACCGAACGTATTCTTTATTACTCGGGCAAGACCCACAAAATCGGCGAAGTGCATGACGGCGCTGCCACCATGGATTTCATGGAGCAGGAACAAGAGCGCGGCATCACCATCACGTCGGCTGCCACCACCACCACGTGGAACGGCATGCGCCTGAACATCATCGACACCCCCGGCCACGTGGACTTCACCATTGAAGTTGAACGTTCGCTGCGCGTGCTCGACGGCGCTGTCTGCGTGCTCGATTCGAACCAGGGTGTTGAACCCCAGACCGAAACCGTGTGGCGCCAAGGCGACAAGTACATGGTTCCGCGCATCGTGTTCTGCAACAAGATGGACAAGACCGGCGCATCGTTTGAACAATGCGTCAAGGACATCAAGGAGCGCCTCGGTGCCCGTCCGGTTCCGATCCAGCTGCCGATCGGTTCTGAAGCCAACTTCAAGGGTATCGTTGACCTCGTCCGCATGAAGGCGGTTGTCTGGGATAACGAAGAACTCGGCGCTTCTTTCCACGACGAAGAAATTCCGGCCGACATGCTCGACGCTGCCAAGCAGGCCCGCGCCGACATGATCGAAGCCTGTGCCGAACTCGATGACAAGGCGATGGATGACTATCTCAATGGTATCGAGATGGACAACGCGACCATCAAGAAGCTGCTCCGCAAGGCCGTTCTGAACGCTTCGTTCTTCCCGGTTCTGTGTGGCTCGGCCTTCAAGAACAAGGGCGTGCAGCCTTTGCTCGACGCTGTTTGCGACTACCTGCCTTCGCCGCTGGATCGCCCCGCGATCAAGGGTATCGACGTGAAGACCGGTGGCGAAACCACCCGTCCTTCGTCGGACACCGAACCGCTCGCTCTGCTGGCCTTCAAGTTGATGGATGACCAGTATGGCATTCTGACTTTCTGCCGCATCTATTCCGGCGTTCTGGCCAAGGGCACGACCCTGCTGAACTCCACCCGCGACAAGTCGGAGCGTGTGGGCCGCATGGTTCTCATGCATGCCAACAACCGTGAAGAAATTGCTGAAGCCCATGCTGGCGACATCGTCGCTCTCGTTGGCCTCAAGGATACCCGCACCGGCGACACGCTGTGCGATCCGGCCAAGCCCGTCATTCTCGAAAAGATGGAGTTCCCTGAACCCGTCATCGAAATGAAGGTGGAACCGAAGACCAAGGTTGACCAGGAAAAGATGGCCGTTGCCCTCTACAAGCTGGCTGCTGAGGATCCGTCCTTCCGTGTTTCGACCGACTCTGAGTCTGGCGAAACCATCATCAAGGGCATGGGCGAACTTCACCTCGACATCAAGGTCGACATCCTGAAGCGCACCCACAAGGTTGAAGTTGTGGTTGGTGCTCCGCAGGTTGCCTACCGCGAAGCCATCACCCGCAAGGTGACCAAGGATTACACCCACAAGAAGCAGACCGGTGGTACGGGCCAGTATGCCCGCGTCATCCTCGAAATCGAACCCGCCGAAACCGGCACGGGCAATTCGTTTGAATCGAAGGTCGTTGGTGGTTCAGTGCCGAAGGAATACATCCCCGGCGTTGAAAAGGGCCTGAACTCGGTTCTGACCGCTGGTCCGCTGATCGGCTTCCCGGTTGTTGACCTCAAGGTGGCCCTGATCGACGGCGCCTACCATGACGTTGACTCCTCGGCCATCGCCTTCGAAATCGCGACCCGCGCCGCCATGCGCGAAGCGTTCGAAACCGCTGGCCCGGTTCTTCTCGAACCGATCATGAAGGTCGAAGTTACGGCTCCAGATGAATATCTGGGTGGCGTGATCGGCGACTTGAACTCACGCCGTGGCCAGATCATGGGCACCACGACCCGTGGCAACGCCCAGATCGTGAATGCCATGGTGCCGCTGGCCAACATGTTCGGCTACATCAACAACCTGCGCTCGATGAGCCAGGGCCGCGCATCCTACACGATGCAGTTCGACCATTATGAGCAGGTACCAACTGCCGTGGCCGAAGAAGTTAAAAAGAAATATTCGTAA
- the tuf gene encoding elongation factor Tu, giving the protein MGKEKFNRDKPHCNIGTIGHVDHGKTSLTAAITKILAETGGATFMAYDQIDKAPEEKARGITINTAHVEYQTKARHYAHVDCPGHADYVKNMITGAAQMDGGILVVSAADGPMPQTREHILLARQVGVPALVVFMNKVDMVDDPELLELVEMEVRELLSSYQFPGDTIPITKGSALCALEGTKPEIGRDAILALMKTVDEYIPQPERPIDQPFLMPIEDVFSISGRGTVVTGRVERGIVKVGEEIEIIGIRDTVKTTCTGVEMFRKLLDQGQAGDNIGALLRGVEREGVERGQVLAKPGSIKPHKKFMAEVYILTKEEGGRHTPFFNNYRPQFYFRTTDVTGVVTLPAGTEMVMPGDNVSFDVDLITPIAMEEKLRFAIREGGRTVGAGVVAKINE; this is encoded by the coding sequence ATGGGAAAAGAGAAATTCAACCGCGACAAGCCGCATTGCAACATTGGCACGATTGGCCATGTTGACCACGGCAAGACCTCGCTGACGGCTGCGATCACCAAGATCCTGGCTGAAACCGGTGGCGCAACGTTCATGGCTTATGACCAGATCGACAAGGCGCCGGAAGAAAAGGCGCGCGGCATCACGATCAACACGGCCCACGTTGAGTACCAGACCAAGGCGCGCCATTACGCCCACGTCGATTGCCCCGGCCATGCTGACTATGTGAAGAACATGATCACCGGCGCTGCCCAGATGGACGGCGGCATTCTGGTTGTGTCGGCTGCTGACGGCCCGATGCCGCAGACCCGCGAGCACATCCTGTTGGCCCGCCAGGTTGGCGTTCCGGCACTTGTTGTGTTCATGAACAAGGTCGACATGGTTGACGATCCGGAACTCCTGGAACTCGTCGAAATGGAAGTGCGCGAGCTCCTGAGCTCGTACCAGTTCCCCGGCGACACCATTCCGATCACCAAGGGTTCGGCTCTCTGCGCACTCGAAGGCACCAAGCCTGAGATCGGCCGCGATGCCATTCTCGCTCTGATGAAGACGGTTGACGAATACATTCCGCAGCCGGAGCGTCCGATTGACCAGCCGTTCCTGATGCCGATCGAAGACGTGTTCTCGATCTCGGGCCGTGGCACGGTTGTGACCGGCCGTGTGGAACGTGGCATTGTGAAGGTGGGCGAGGAAATCGAAATCATCGGTATCCGCGACACCGTCAAGACCACCTGCACGGGCGTTGAAATGTTCCGCAAGCTGCTCGATCAGGGCCAGGCTGGCGACAACATCGGCGCGCTGCTGCGTGGTGTGGAACGTGAAGGCGTTGAGCGTGGCCAGGTTCTGGCCAAGCCGGGCTCGATCAAGCCGCACAAGAAGTTCATGGCCGAAGTCTACATTCTGACCAAGGAAGAGGGTGGCCGTCATACGCCGTTCTTCAACAACTACCGTCCGCAGTTCTACTTCCGCACCACGGACGTGACCGGTGTTGTGACTCTGCCGGCTGGTACTGAAATGGTGATGCCGGGCGACAACGTGTCGTTCGACGTTGACCTGATCACCCCGATCGCCATGGAAGAGAAGCTGCGCTTCGCCATCCGTGAAGGCGGCCGCACCGTCGGCGCCGGCGTCGTCGCCAAGATCAACGAGTAG
- the rpsJ gene encoding 30S ribosomal protein S10 has protein sequence MQRQNIRIRLKAFDHRILDNSTKEIVNTAKRTGAQIRGPVPLPTRIEKFTVNRSPHVDKKSREQFEMRTHRRLLDIVDPTPQTIDALMKLDLASGVDIEIKL, from the coding sequence ATGCAACGCCAAAACATCCGCATCCGCCTCAAGGCCTTCGATCACCGCATTCTCGACAACTCCACCAAGGAGATCGTGAATACGGCGAAGCGCACCGGCGCCCAAATTCGTGGCCCGGTTCCGCTGCCGACCCGGATTGAGAAGTTTACCGTCAACCGTTCACCCCACGTTGACAAGAAGAGCCGTGAACAGTTCGAAATGCGTACACACCGTCGCCTTTTGGACATCGTGGATCCGACCCCACAGACGATTGATGCGCTGATGAAGCTTGATCTGGCTTCCGGCGTTGACATTGAAATCAAGCTCTAA